CGGATCTCGCGGCGGGTCCATGGGCCGGCCGCACTCCGCGCCCCGGGCCGCCACAGGATGAACCCCTGCCGTCCGGCACGGACAGCAGGGCCGTGGTGTTCCGCGCCGACCGGCTTTCGGCGCTTGCGCTGTGGCTGAGGACCAACTGGGCCTTCACGCTCTCCGCCGTCTCGCTTGCCTTCGCGGGGATCTTCTTCGTGCAATATGGCATCGAGGCGGGCCTGCTGCCGCCCCCTCTGCGCGTCGCGGCGGCGGTTGCCTTCGGCCTCGCGCTGGTCGCAGCGGGCGAATGGGTGCGCCGCCGCGGCGGCGAGGGCGACGAGGCGCCGGCGCTCTACCTTCCGTCCGTGTTCTCGGCCGCGGGTCTCGTCTCGATCTATGCCGGGATCGTTGCGGGACGGCTGCTCTACATGCTTTATGGCCCGTCGCTGACGCTCGCGGGGCTGGTCGCGACCACGCTGGGCGCGGTCCTGCTGGGCTGGCGTCACGGGCCCTTCCTGGTCGCGATGGGCCTTTCCGGCGCCGGCGCGGCGCCCTTCCTCGTGGCGGGGGAGAGCGGCGCCACGGCGATGCTCTATCCCTATTACCTGTTGATTGCCTTCCTCGGTCTTGCGGTGGATGCGTTCCGACGCTGGGGCTGGGTCTCGGTGCTGGCGCTTGTGGTTGGCGTCGGAGGCGCCTTCCTGATGTTCCTCGGCGGGGCGGGGGAGGGGGGCTGGGCGCTGTCGCTGGCGGGGTTCGTCGGGCTGTCCGTCGTGGTGCCCGCGCGCGCGCCGATCCCCGACCACGAGGCGCCCGCGCTCAGCGACCGGCTGCTGGGAGCGGGCTTCCCCGCCTTCCCGGTGCGGCTGGCGCTGGGCATGGTGGCGGTGGCCTCGCTCGCGCTGTGGCTGAGCATCGACGGCCTCTGGTCCTTCGGCACGCTCGCCGGCCTTTCGGTCGCGCTGGTGGTGATGAGCCTGCGCGCGCCCGGCATCGGCGACCTCGCGATCCTGCCAGCCCTGGCCTTCCTCGCGCATCTGTGGACCGCCGAGGGCATGGCGCGCGGCTTCGCCCTTCAGGCCATCGCGCTGCGCGCGCCGGAATCCGCGCCCCCGGCCACGGCCACGGCGCTTCTGCTGATGGCCGGCGTGGTGTCCATGGCGCTCTCCGGCCGGGCCTGGGGCAGCCTGCTCCGGCCGCTCGCGCTGGCGGCCGTGCTGGTCGCGCCCGTCGCCGCCGCGCTGCTGGAGTTCCGCTGGCAGCCTGCGCCGGTGGTGGGCAATCTGCCCTGGGCGCTGCACGTGATGGCGGTCGCTGCGCTGATGACCTGGTTCGCGCTGCGCTGGGCCGGGCTCGAGGACCGGAGGCCGATGGCCTGGGCCGTGCTCGCCGCGCTCTCCTGCGTCGCCCTTGCGATGACTCTGCTTCTCGAGGCGGCGGCGCTGACGCTGGCGCTCGGGGTGCTGGTGGTGGTCGCGGCCTGGCTCGACCGGCGTCTGCGGCTGGTCGAGATGGGCTGGTTCCTGCAACTGGGCGCCGTCGCGATCAGCTACCGGCTGCTGGCCGATCCCGGCTTCGACTGGGCGCGGTTCGCCCCGGTGGAGCAGGTGCTGGCGGCCTTCCTCGGTGCCATCGCGGCTGCCGCTGCGGCGCGGGCCCTGCTGCCCGAGGAGCGGCGGATGGAACGGACGGTGGCGGAGAGCGCGGCCGTCGCCTGGGCCGCGCTGCTGGTCGACGTGCTCCTCCTGCGCTGGTTCGGTGCGACGGACCTCGACCGCGGATTCCAGACGCACTGGTTCCTGTCGCTGCAGGCGCTGCCCTGGCTGGTGGTGGCCGTGACGCAGCTCTGGCGCGTCAGGGGTGACGGCCTGCCGGACAAGCTCCGCCGCGCGCTGGCGGCTGCGGCGGGGGCTGTGGCCGCCGCCTTCCTGCTGATGGCGGTGGTTCCGGCCAACCCGCTGATCGCGGGCGAGTCGGGCAGGATCCTCGGCGTGCCGCTGCTCGACAGCCTTGCCGTGGCCTATGCGCTGCCGGGGGCGCTGATCATCGCCGCCGCCGCGGTCATTCCCGGTCTGGGCCTGATCCGGCGGCCGGTGCAGCTGGCGGGCGGGGCGCTCGTCCTGCTATGGGCGGTGCTCGAGATCCGCCGGCTCTGGCACGGCGCGCGGATCGATGCGCCGCTGGTGCTGCAGGGCGAGCTTTACAGCTACACCGTGGCGATGCTCGTCTGCGGCGCGGCGCTGCTCTGGCAGGCCGTGCAGCGCCGGTCCGAGACCCTGCGGCGCCTCGCGATGCTGGTGATCGCGGTCACGGTGGCCAAGGTCTTCCTGTGGGATGCCGCTGGCCTCTCGGGCCTCGTCCGGGTGCTGAGCTTCTTCTGCCTTGGGTTGGTGCTGGCGGGGATGGCGTGGCTCAACACGCTGGTGCGCCGCGCGATGGCGGGCGATCAGGGCAGCACCTGAAGCCAGAGCCAGATCGTCAGGATCGACGTGCCGGTGGCGATCAGCACGGCCGAGGCGGTCACCCGCTTCGCCACGCCGTAGAGGTTGGCGAAGAGATAGGTGTTCACCCCCGGCGCCATCGCGGCGGTGACCACGGCCGAGCGGATCTGCGCCGTGTCCAGCCCGAAGGCATACCGGCCAAGCAGCCACGCCACCCCCGGATGCACCACCAGCGACAGGACCGTGATCATGCCGATCACCTTCATGTCGCCCTCGGGCCGATAGCGCATCAGCACGCCGCCAAGCCCGAAGAGCGCCGTGGGCAGCGCCGCCCGCGCCATCATGCCGACAGCGCCGTCGATGACCTCGGGCAGCGCCATGCCCGACAGGTTCACGATGAAGCCGAGCGTGATGCCGATCACCAGCGGCTGGCTGAAGATCGCCGTCACCACCTGCCGCGCCAGACGCGGCTTCGACAGGCCCATCCCGTGCGAGCGCACGATCTCCATGAAGGTGATGCCGAAACCGTAGAGGAGCGGCGAATGGATCGAGATGATCGCATAGTTCGCGGCCAATGCGTCCGGGCCATAGGCGCGCTCGGTGATCGGCAGGCCCAGAAGCAGCGAGTTCGAGAACAGGCACGCGAAGCCGATGGCCACGCAGTCCTCGAGCGGTCGGTGGAACAGGTGCCGCGCCCCGAGGAAGCCTGCCCAGAATCCGGCGAAGGCCCCGGCGTAGAACGATACGAAGAGCCCGACGTCGTAGTTCGCCGACAGGTCCAGCCGCGCGATGGACGAGAACAGCAGGCAGGGCACCGCGAAGTTCTGCGCGAAACGCATGATCCCATCGACGGCGAGGTCCGAGATCAGCCCGGCCCGCACCGCCGCGTAGCCGAACCCGATGACGAGGAAGACCGGCAGGATGACATCGATCAGCGCGCTCATGCGTCGAGGTCGAAGCTCAGCCCGTCGTAGGCCGGCACGACATGGGCCGGCAGTTCGGCCGCGAGCGTCTCGTAGTCGAGGTCGATGTGCATGTTGGTCAGGATCGCGCGCTCGGGCCGCGCCCGGCCGATCCATTCGAGTGCCAGGTCGAGATGGGCATGGGTCGGATGCGGCTTGCGGCGCAGCGTGTCGAGCACCCACATCTCCAGCCCGTCGAGATGCACCCAGCTTTCCTCGGGGATCGACAGCACGTCGGGCAGGTAGGCCATGCCGCCCACGCGGAACCCCAGCGCATCGGTCGGCCCGTGGCTGACTTCAAACGGCTGCAGCCGGATCGTCCCGCCGGCGCCGGTGATCTCGAACGGGCCGTCGATGGTGTTCAGCTCAAGGATCGGCGGATAGAGCGATCCGGACGGCTGCGTGAAGGCATAGCCGAAGCGCGTCAGCAGCGAATCCTGCGTGACCGGATCGGCCCAGACCGGCAGGCGCTTCTGCATGTTGAAGACGATCTGGCGCAGGTCGTCGATGCCGTGGACGTGGTCGGCATGGGCATGGGTCCAGGCGACCGCATCCAGAACGCCGACCCCGGCATCCAGAAGCTGAGGGTGCAGGTCGGGCGATGTGTCGATCAGCACCCGGGTCGTGCCGCCGTTGTCGATCCGCTCGATCAGCATCGAGCAGCGGCGGCGGCGGTTCTTCGGGTTGGCGGGGTCGCAGTCGCCCCAATGGCCGCCCAGCCGCGGCACGCCCCCCGACGAGCCGCAGCCGAGGATGGTGCAGCGCAGACGCGCCATCAGGCGGCGGCCTTCGCGAACAGCCGGTCGAAGTTTGCCGTGGTTGCCGCGGCGAATTCCGCGAGGCTCAGTCCGAAGACCTCGGCCCCCTTCGCGGCGGTATGGGCGGTATAGGCGGGCTCGTTGCGCCGCCCGCGGTGGGGTGGGGGGGCGAGGTAGGGGCTGTCGGTCTCGAGCAGGATGCGGTCGAGCGGTGCCGCTGCGAAGATCGCGCGCAGCTCGGCCGACTTCGGGAAGGCGGCGATCCCGGACATGGACAGGTAGAAGCCCAGATCCAGCGCCGCCTCGGCCAGCGCGGGGCCGGAGGAGAAGCAGTGCATCACGCAGGTGTAGGCGCCGGCGCGATGCTCCTCGGTCAGGATGCGGGCCATGTCCTCGTCCGCGTCGCGGGCGTGGATGATCAGCGGCAAGCCGGTGCGGCGCGCGGCCTCGATGTGGATGCGCAGGCTTTCCTGCTGCGCCCCGCGGCTTTCCGGCGTGTAGTGGTAGTCGAGTCCGCTTTCGCCGATTCCGACGAACTTGGGATGCGCGGCCAGCGCCACCAGCTCCTCGACCGTCGCCATCGGTTCCTCGGCCGCGCTCATCGGATGGGTGCCGGCGGCGTAGAACACGCCGTCGAAGGCTTCGGCAATCGCGCGGACGCGCGGCTCATGCCGCAGGCGGGTGCAGATCGTCACCATCCGCGTCACGCCAGCCGCCCGCGCACGGGCGACGATCTCGGGCAGTTCGCCCTCGAAGTCGGGAAAATCCAGGTGGCAGTGGCTGTCGACGATCTGCGGCAGGAGGGGTTCGGGCGTCATCCAGGCTTACCTTGGGGCGAGCTGCGCCGCCGTCTCGTCGATCCTGAGAACCATATCCATGAGAAGCGCGGCAGGGTCAAGGTTGACCGCCCGCCCGCGCCGCGCCCGGTTTCCCAGCGACTGCGCGAGATCCGCCCAGCCCCGCGCGGTCTGCGGATCGGGCGCAAGGCGCGCGATCAGCTGCGCCTCGCCGGGGGCGGCCTCGGGCGGGGTCCGCCCCAGCGTGCCGGCACGCGCCAGACGGGCAAGGAAGAGGTCGATCAGCGACAGCATGAGATCGAACTGCGCCTCGGCTCCCCTGCCCGAGGCGGCGTCGGCCAGCGCCACCAGCTTTCCGCGATCGAGCCGGGGCAGCCCGGACAGCAGGCCGACCAGCGCGGCGTAGAGCTTCATGCCGTCGAGATTGGCTATGCGGATCGCCTCGCCGGCCGAACCGCCGGCCAGTTCGGCAAGCGCGGCCGGATCGCTTGCCTCGACCCCGGCCGCCTCCAGCGCGCGGGCCATGTCGGAGGCCCCCAGCGGCGTCAGCCGCAACTCCCTGCAGCGCGAACGGATTGTCGGCAGAAGCCGCGAGGGCTGGTGGCAGACCAGCAGGATCGTCACCCCTGCGGGCGGTTCCTCCAGCAGCTTGAGCAGCGCGTTCGCGGCCGAGGGGTTCATCTCGTCCGCCGGATCGACGATGGCGACCCGTCGCCCGCCGTCCGCGGAGGACAGCGAGAAGAAGGACTTCATTCGCCGCACTTCCTCGACCGTGATCTGGGTCTTCAGCCGCTTCGCCTTCTCGTCCCAGGCGCGGCGGAGCAGGAACAGGCTCCCTTCGGACAGGGCAGCCACACGGCGCGCGACCGGATGCTCCGCCGGGATGTCGAGCGAGGCGGGCGGAGGGGGTGCGAACAACCCGCCGTCGGGCGGGGTTGCCAGCAGGAAGCGCGCGACGCGCCAGGCCAGCGTCGCCTTGCCCACGCCGAGCGGACCCGTGATCAGCCAGCCGTGATGCAGCCGGCCGGAGGTGAAGGCGGCGAGGAACTCGGCCTCGGCACGGTCATGGC
This portion of the Rhodobacter sp. CZR27 genome encodes:
- a CDS encoding TatD family hydrolase, whose amino-acid sequence is MTPEPLLPQIVDSHCHLDFPDFEGELPEIVARARAAGVTRMVTICTRLRHEPRVRAIAEAFDGVFYAAGTHPMSAAEEPMATVEELVALAAHPKFVGIGESGLDYHYTPESRGAQQESLRIHIEAARRTGLPLIIHARDADEDMARILTEEHRAGAYTCVMHCFSSGPALAEAALDLGFYLSMSGIAAFPKSAELRAIFAAAPLDRILLETDSPYLAPPPHRGRRNEPAYTAHTAAKGAEVFGLSLAEFAAATTANFDRLFAKAAA
- a CDS encoding MBL fold metallo-hydrolase, whose translation is MARLRCTILGCGSSGGVPRLGGHWGDCDPANPKNRRRRCSMLIERIDNGGTTRVLIDTSPDLHPQLLDAGVGVLDAVAWTHAHADHVHGIDDLRQIVFNMQKRLPVWADPVTQDSLLTRFGYAFTQPSGSLYPPILELNTIDGPFEITGAGGTIRLQPFEVSHGPTDALGFRVGGMAYLPDVLSIPEESWVHLDGLEMWVLDTLRRKPHPTHAHLDLALEWIGRARPERAILTNMHIDLDYETLAAELPAHVVPAYDGLSFDLDA
- a CDS encoding DNA polymerase III subunit delta', producing the protein MAQPAQDDIPEPDRVEGAPHPRQTARLFGHDRAEAEFLAAFTSGRLHHGWLITGPLGVGKATLAWRVARFLLATPPDGGLFAPPPPASLDIPAEHPVARRVAALSEGSLFLLRRAWDEKAKRLKTQITVEEVRRMKSFFSLSSADGGRRVAIVDPADEMNPSAANALLKLLEEPPAGVTILLVCHQPSRLLPTIRSRCRELRLTPLGASDMARALEAAGVEASDPAALAELAGGSAGEAIRIANLDGMKLYAALVGLLSGLPRLDRGKLVALADAASGRGAEAQFDLMLSLIDLFLARLARAGTLGRTPPEAAPGEAQLIARLAPDPQTARGWADLAQSLGNRARRGRAVNLDPAALLMDMVLRIDETAAQLAPR
- a CDS encoding AEC family transporter; protein product: MSALIDVILPVFLVIGFGYAAVRAGLISDLAVDGIMRFAQNFAVPCLLFSSIARLDLSANYDVGLFVSFYAGAFAGFWAGFLGARHLFHRPLEDCVAIGFACLFSNSLLLGLPITERAYGPDALAANYAIISIHSPLLYGFGITFMEIVRSHGMGLSKPRLARQVVTAIFSQPLVIGITLGFIVNLSGMALPEVIDGAVGMMARAALPTALFGLGGVLMRYRPEGDMKVIGMITVLSLVVHPGVAWLLGRYAFGLDTAQIRSAVVTAAMAPGVNTYLFANLYGVAKRVTASAVLIATGTSILTIWLWLQVLP
- a CDS encoding DUF2339 domain-containing protein, which codes for MGDGVIILMALAILGILLGTPVATVLLWLRQRRLLDRIGRLEAALATLAPAPQATPEATPAPQVEPAAATPVPTAAFEAPAEPEPAVADLAAGPWAGRTPRPGPPQDEPLPSGTDSRAVVFRADRLSALALWLRTNWAFTLSAVSLAFAGIFFVQYGIEAGLLPPPLRVAAAVAFGLALVAAGEWVRRRGGEGDEAPALYLPSVFSAAGLVSIYAGIVAGRLLYMLYGPSLTLAGLVATTLGAVLLGWRHGPFLVAMGLSGAGAAPFLVAGESGATAMLYPYYLLIAFLGLAVDAFRRWGWVSVLALVVGVGGAFLMFLGGAGEGGWALSLAGFVGLSVVVPARAPIPDHEAPALSDRLLGAGFPAFPVRLALGMVAVASLALWLSIDGLWSFGTLAGLSVALVVMSLRAPGIGDLAILPALAFLAHLWTAEGMARGFALQAIALRAPESAPPATATALLLMAGVVSMALSGRAWGSLLRPLALAAVLVAPVAAALLEFRWQPAPVVGNLPWALHVMAVAALMTWFALRWAGLEDRRPMAWAVLAALSCVALAMTLLLEAAALTLALGVLVVVAAWLDRRLRLVEMGWFLQLGAVAISYRLLADPGFDWARFAPVEQVLAAFLGAIAAAAAARALLPEERRMERTVAESAAVAWAALLVDVLLLRWFGATDLDRGFQTHWFLSLQALPWLVVAVTQLWRVRGDGLPDKLRRALAAAAGAVAAAFLLMAVVPANPLIAGESGRILGVPLLDSLAVAYALPGALIIAAAAVIPGLGLIRRPVQLAGGALVLLWAVLEIRRLWHGARIDAPLVLQGELYSYTVAMLVCGAALLWQAVQRRSETLRRLAMLVIAVTVAKVFLWDAAGLSGLVRVLSFFCLGLVLAGMAWLNTLVRRAMAGDQGST